The DNA segment CCACGGCAGTGCATGATGTAGCTAGGGTTTCTCAAGGAGATACCATCGCTCTTTTGGGCTTGCTGCGGCATTTAGAACAGTTACATCGCGATATTCGAGACAGTGCTTTTCAAGAGAGTTTGCCTGATAATCGCCAGAAACTCTACTCTTTACTCAAGGATATTGAGTCTGAAGGCGGTTGGCCTTACATTGAGCGGATGAGACTTAAAGCCTTTTTAGCCACTTTGCCACGAGCCGCAATGGAAAATTATGGTGACCAGGAAAAGAGTGATGATTTATTAGAGAGCGATGGGCAAAGCCCCGCCTTTCCTACGGAACGCTTCGCGAACGGCGATAGCGAAGCGCTGCTGCCAGCAGATCGCTCCTTCAGTTGGTAAGCTGAAAAAAAAGTTTAGAGTTTTGAATTAAAACTTCATCACTCTTCATATCTCTTCACGCCTAAATTTCATAAATCTCAACTTTAGCGCCTGCGTTAATGCCATGACCAAGAAGCAGGTGATTAAAATGTAAATTTCACAAAATGATCCTTTGATGATCGCCAACCAATACCAGCGTTTGACCATCAGGACTAATGCTGTGACTTCAAACTAGGTCAAGATACCTGCCTGGGTCAGATTGGCATTGATTTGTCTTCAGAACTGCAAAGCTTGAGTGTCCTGTCCCACAGCCAGCAATTGACCGTTTGAATTGAGAGTATTAGCATTGGCGCGATCGCTGTACCCCCTGAGAAGTGTTTTTAACAACGTCCCATCCTGTGGTCACAACCTCACTTTCAACGGGGTTGCTAATATTACATATTGTGTTATGTTAGTCGATACTTTTTTTGTGACCTTTTTACCAGCTAGTAATAGCTATCACCTGCCAAAAAGGTTAGATTCGGTTTAAACTAAACACTGCAAACTTGAAGAGAAAAGATTACTAGTAATTCTAGTACTTAAATACTGGTGTACTTTATGTGAAGGATGAAAAAATCGTAAGGAGAAGGATTAACAGATGCTGACAGATTGGCTAATCAATATCAACAAACCGAGCCTAGCAAATAATTTAAGCATATAGTTCCTTCATAGTAAAAACCCCTGGATTTATCTGTGGGATGAATCCAAAATCTAAAATTGTTTGACTGAAACCACAAAGAGGTTTGAATGGCTGGCATAGTATCAGTTTCCCGAAAGGATTTAGTCCAGCGCCGTCAAAAAATACGTCGGCAGCGGCAAATGACAATCATTCAGGCTATTTGGCGAACTCTTGCCACTAGTGGAATAGCTGGTGGTTTGGTGTGGGTGGCACTCCAACCAATATGGTTGCTAAATACTCCCCAGCAAGTAGTGATGAAATCAGGCGATCAATTACTATCGGCAGCAGCAATTGAGTCATTACTGGTGATATCCTATCCTCAGTCTTTATGGCGAATTCAACCGAATGCGATCGCCGACTCTTTGAAGCAACAACCGACTATTGCACAAGCAACTGTGAATCGCCGCCTTTTTCCTCCTGGATTAAACATCGAAATCCAGGAGAGAATACCTGTGGCCATAGCTCAGATACCCAAAAAACGTTCCCCTGCGGGTTTATTAGATGCTAGTGGCGTTTTGATCCCCGTAGAAAAATACACATTAGTTAATCCCAGCATCAAACTGCCAAGTCTCAAAGTTGTGGGAACACCAGAACAATATCGCTCATATTGGAGTCAACTTTATCCTTCACTAAGTCAAAGTTCCGTGAAAATCATGGAAATTGATTGGCAAAATCCAACAAATCTGATTTTAAAAACAGAACTAGGAAATGTACATCTTGGCACTATTAGTCCTCAGTTAAGCGAACAAATTAAGGTACTCGCCCAAATGCGATCTTTATCTGCAAAAATTGATTTTAGTCAAATAAACTATATCGATTTGAAAAATCCGGCATCTCCATTAGTACATATGAACCAAAATAATTAAAAACTTCATCCCCAAAGACCCTAGAAACATCTGCTAATCTAAAGCATTAACCAAAAATAGTGGAGGTCATCATGTCCTAGGTGGGCAACATAGTAGTG comes from the Nodularia sp. NIES-3585 genome and includes:
- a CDS encoding cell division protein FtsQ/DivIB, with translation MAGIVSVSRKDLVQRRQKIRRQRQMTIIQAIWRTLATSGIAGGLVWVALQPIWLLNTPQQVVMKSGDQLLSAAAIESLLVISYPQSLWRIQPNAIADSLKQQPTIAQATVNRRLFPPGLNIEIQERIPVAIAQIPKKRSPAGLLDASGVLIPVEKYTLVNPSIKLPSLKVVGTPEQYRSYWSQLYPSLSQSSVKIMEIDWQNPTNLILKTELGNVHLGTISPQLSEQIKVLAQMRSLSAKIDFSQINYIDLKNPASPLVHMNQNN